In a genomic window of Deferrivibrio essentukiensis:
- a CDS encoding potassium channel family protein, producing MKKDVAVFGLGYFGYSVARECYKYGHSVLAVDKNKMIVEQIKDDVTEAVCANVADEDTLKELAINKFDVVVLSMSNSFESQILTLAFLKRLEAKYVICKANTKIQEEILYKMGADQVILPEREIAKKVATKINFENFFEMLDLEGELKIVNIKANKNLIGKSLKELDLRRKYDLNILAIKRANDKLKLTVNPDYVINENDELIIVGVEENILKLM from the coding sequence ATGAAAAAAGATGTTGCTGTATTTGGTTTGGGCTATTTTGGGTATTCGGTTGCCAGAGAATGTTATAAATACGGACACTCAGTATTAGCTGTAGATAAAAATAAAATGATTGTTGAGCAGATTAAGGATGATGTTACGGAAGCCGTTTGTGCTAATGTAGCTGATGAAGACACTTTAAAAGAGCTGGCAATAAATAAATTTGATGTAGTTGTCCTTTCCATGAGTAACAGCTTTGAAAGTCAGATTCTGACCCTTGCTTTTCTGAAGAGACTTGAAGCAAAATATGTTATTTGTAAAGCAAATACAAAAATACAAGAAGAAATACTTTACAAAATGGGTGCAGACCAAGTAATCTTACCTGAGAGAGAGATAGCTAAAAAAGTAGCTACTAAGATCAATTTTGAAAATTTCTTTGAAATGCTTGATTTGGAAGGTGAGCTAAAAATCGTAAATATTAAGGCTAATAAAAATTTAATTGGTAAGTCATTAAAAGAGCTTGATTTGAGAAGAAAGTATGATCTTAATATCCTTGCGATTAAAAGAGCTAACGACAAGTTAAAACTTACCGTTAATCCGGATTACGTAATAAATGAAAATGATGAATTGATTATAGTCGGTGTAGAAGAAAATATTCTTAAGCTGATGTGA